The following nucleotide sequence is from Pseudomonas putida S13.1.2.
CGGGGTGCCGTAGCCGGTGGCGGTGTAGAACGCCGGGATTCCCGCACCGCCGGCGCGCATCTTCTCGGCCAGGGTGCCCTGTGGGGTCAGCTCCACGTCCAGCTCACCGCTGAGCAGTTGGCGTTCGAACTCGGCGTTTTCACCCACATAGGAGGCGATCATCTTGCGAATCTGCCGGTCTTCCAGCAATACGCCCAGGCCGAAGCCGTCGACGCCGCAGTTGTTCGATACTACGGTCAAGCCCTTGACGCCGCGTCGCTTGATTTCGCTGATGAGGTTTTCCGGGATGCCGCACAGGCCGAAACCGCCGGCCAGTACTGTCATGTTGTCGGTCAGGCCTTCAAGGGCCTGTTCGTAGGTTGCAACGCGCTTGTCCAGTCCGGCCATGCTGATCCGCCTTTTGTAGTTGTAGAACCGACGAGGCTGTCGGTGAGCGTGTGCAGACATCTTCACCGCACGCGACTGATTTGTTAATTTTGTTTTCGTCATCGATTGATAATTTTTACAAAACAAACCATAGGCCTGTCATGAACGTCAAGCAACTGCGCGCCTTTGTCGCCGTGGCCAAGTACCAGAGCTTTGCCCAGGCCGGTGAACACCTGCATATCTCGCAACCCGCCCTGAGCCTGACCATCAAGGCCCTGGAAGAAAACCTCGGCGGCGCCCTGCTCAGCCGCACCACGCGCAGCGTCAGCCTCACCGCCGAGGGCGAAGTGTTGCTGCCGCTGGCACGGCGCCTGCTGGCAGACTGGGACGACACGGAAGAGATGCTGCGCCAACGTTTCACCCTGCAACTGGGCCGGGTGTCGGTGGCGGCCATGCCGGCCTTTGCCGGCAACCTCCTGCCCCACTCGCTCAAGGTATTTCGCCAGCGCTACCCCAAGGTCAACGTCACGGTGCATGACGTGATCAACGAGCAGGTGCTGGAACTGGTACGCCATCGCCGCGTCGAACTGGGCATCGGCTTCGAGCCAGAAAACATCGACGGGCTGGATTTCCACCCGTTGTACCTGGACCGCTTCGTAGCGGTGGTACCGGCCGACTCGCCCCTGGCGTTGCTGCCCCAGGTCAGCTGGGCACAGCTGATGGCCGAAGACTTCGTGGCCCTGCAACGCCCTTCGGCGGTGCGCCTGCTGATGGAGCAGAATGTGGCCGCCCACCACGGCAAACTGGCCGTGGCTTTCGAGAGCCACCAGTTGGCAACCATCGGCCGCATGGTCGCCAGCGGCCTGGGGGTCAGTGCCGTACCGGCGCTTTGCATCAACCAGATGCAGGAGCTCGGCGCCCGCTGCATCACCTTGGTGGAGCCCACGGTCGAGCGGCGCATCGGCGTGATTGCCCTCAGCGAACACAAGCTTTCCACTGCGGCGCAAGCGCTGCTTGAGGTTGTGCTTTCCAATACCCGCATCCCGGAGGTGACATGCGTTACGTGAAACTGGCAGGTTCGAGCGTTCCGGCCATCGGCCAGGGCACTTGGTACATGGGTGAGGACCCCGGCCGCAAGGCTGCCGAAGTGGCGGCCCTGCAACAGGGTATCGAGTTGGGCCTGACCCTGATCGACACCGCCGAGATGTATGCCGAAGGCGGCGCGGAAGAAGTGGTTGGCCAAGCCATTGCCGGGCGCCGCGACCAGGTGTTTCTGGTCAGCAAGGTGTACCCGCACAATGCCAGCCAGCGCGGCATGGCGGCCGCCTGCGAGCGCAGCCTCGCCCGCCTGGGTACCGACTGCATCGACCTGTACCTGCTGCATTGGCGTGGCCAGCACCCGCTGGAAGAAACCGTCGAAGCCTTCGAGCGTTTGCGCGAGCAAGGCAAGATCAAGCGCTGGGGCGTGTCCAATTTCGACCTCGACGACCTGCGCGAACTGCACAACCCGGACTGCGCCACCAACCAGGTGCTGTACAACCCGGCTCAGCGAGGCATCGAATTCGACTTGCTGCCATGGTGTGAAAAGCGTGCGTTGCCGACCATGGCCTACTGCCCGCTGGCCCAGGCCGGGCACTTGCTGCAGCACCCAGTGCTGGCAGAAATTGCCGAGCGCCATGGCGCCACGCCGGCACAGGTCAGCCTGGCCTGGGTGACCCGTAGTGACGGAGTGATCGCCATCCCCAAGGCCGTGGCGCCCGAGCATGTGCGGCTGAATGCAGCTGCAGGTTCGCTGACCTTGAACAGCGAGGACCTTCGGGCCATCGACCGGGCGTTCCCGGCACCGACGCGCAAGCAGCGGTTGGCGATGGTGTAACCGGCGAGCCGTGAATCGTTTTAATCTTGCCAATCTGAAAGCGTGCGCGGCCCTGTGGGAGCGGGTTTACCCGCGAAGAAGGCAACACGGTGGATGGCACGGGCTTCGCCCGTGTTCGCGGGTGAACCCGCTCCCACAAGGGATACGCGAGAATCACGGTTTTTGGTAGGGCCGGGGGTTAGTGAAAATCCCGGCTGCGAACATCAAGCCCTTGCAGCAACGGGGTCACATCCTCCAGCCGCCGGGCAATCAGGTGCCGCACGCCGTTCTCCTGCTCCAGCCGCCCACTGACCTTGAGCAGCTGCGACCCCACCAACGCCCGCCGCTGCCGTTCGGCAATGTCCCGCCACACCACCACGTTGACCATCCCGTGCTCGTCTTCCAGGGTAACAAAGGTCACTCCGCTGGCGGTCTGGGGTCGTTGGCGGCCTACTACCAGGCCGGCCACGGCAATGGTGTCGCCATGCTCGACACCTTGCAGCTCACTCGAACTGCGACACCCCAGCGCCCTCAGGCGGGCGCGCAACAGGGCCAGCGGATGCGGCCCCAGGGTGGTACCCAGGGCCTGGTAATCGGCCATCAGGTCTTCACCTACGGTGGGCACAGGCAAGTCCACTGGCGTTTCAGGCACCGCTTGCACATCAGCGAACAGCGGCAGCTGCGGCTGCACCGCCGCCACCTGCCAGCGTGCCTGGTGACGATCGCTGGCCAAGGCTCGCAGCGCCCCGCCATCGGCCAGCCGGGCTCGGGCCCGTGCGTCGAGCCCGGCACGCAGGCACAGGTCTTCGACATCGCGCCATGGCCGTTGCGCCCTCGCCTGCTCCAGGCGCCTGGCATCGGCCTCGGCCAAACCGCGCACCAGGCGCAAGCCCATGCGAATAGCCAATGTGCCTTCAGCATCAGGCTCGAGGGTGCAGTCCCACTCGCTGTGGCAGACATCAACCGGGCGCACCTCGATACCCTGGCGCCGGGCGTCTTGCAGCAACTGGTCAGGGCTGTAGAAGCCCATGGGCCAGCTGTTGACCAGCGCGCAAGTGAAAATCGCCGGCTCATGGCACTTCAGCCAGCTGCTGGCATAACACAGCAAGGCAAAGCTGGCCGCGTGCGATTCCGGGAAGCCATAGCTGCCAAAACCCTTGATCTGCTCGAAGATGCGCTCGGCAAACGCCAGGTCGTAACCATTGCGCAGCATGCCTTGCACCAGCCGCTCACGGTGCGGTTCCAGGCCACCGTGGCGCTTCCAGGCCGCCATGTTGCGACGTAGCTGGTCGGCCTCGCCCGGCGTGTAATCGGCAGCAACCATGGCCAGCTCCATCACCTGCTCCTGGAACAGCGGCACGCCCAAGGTACGCTCGAAGACTTCCTTGAGCTGCGGCGATGGGTAGGTGACGGGCTCCTGCTTCAGGCGCCGGCGCAGGTACGGGTGCACCATGTCACCCTGGATCGGCCCGGGGCGGACAATCGCCACCTCGATGACCAGGTCATAGAACGTGTTGGGCCGCAGCCGGGGCAGCATGGCCATCTGCGCCCGCGACTCGATCTGGAACACTCCCATGGTCTCGGCGCGGCTGATCATCGCGTAGGTGGCCGGGTCTTCGCCGGGGATGGTGGCCAGGGTCAGTTGTTGGCCGCGATGGCGTTGCAGCAGGTCGAAGCAGCGGCGCAAGGCACTGAGCATGCCCAGC
It contains:
- a CDS encoding LysR family transcriptional regulator encodes the protein MNVKQLRAFVAVAKYQSFAQAGEHLHISQPALSLTIKALEENLGGALLSRTTRSVSLTAEGEVLLPLARRLLADWDDTEEMLRQRFTLQLGRVSVAAMPAFAGNLLPHSLKVFRQRYPKVNVTVHDVINEQVLELVRHRRVELGIGFEPENIDGLDFHPLYLDRFVAVVPADSPLALLPQVSWAQLMAEDFVALQRPSAVRLLMEQNVAAHHGKLAVAFESHQLATIGRMVASGLGVSAVPALCINQMQELGARCITLVEPTVERRIGVIALSEHKLSTAAQALLEVVLSNTRIPEVTCVT
- a CDS encoding aldo/keto reductase gives rise to the protein MRYVKLAGSSVPAIGQGTWYMGEDPGRKAAEVAALQQGIELGLTLIDTAEMYAEGGAEEVVGQAIAGRRDQVFLVSKVYPHNASQRGMAAACERSLARLGTDCIDLYLLHWRGQHPLEETVEAFERLREQGKIKRWGVSNFDLDDLRELHNPDCATNQVLYNPAQRGIEFDLLPWCEKRALPTMAYCPLAQAGHLLQHPVLAEIAERHGATPAQVSLAWVTRSDGVIAIPKAVAPEHVRLNAAAGSLTLNSEDLRAIDRAFPAPTRKQRLAMV
- a CDS encoding CoA transferase subunit A; the encoded protein is MAGLDKRVATYEQALEGLTDNMTVLAGGFGLCGIPENLISEIKRRGVKGLTVVSNNCGVDGFGLGVLLEDRQIRKMIASYVGENAEFERQLLSGELDVELTPQGTLAEKMRAGGAGIPAFYTATGYGTPVAEGKEVREFNGRKYILEEAITGDFAIVKGWKADHYGNVVYRNTAQNFNPLAATAGKITVVEVEEIVEPGVLLPSEIHTPGIYVDRVIVGTFEKRIEKRTVKA